Proteins from a single region of Trichomycterus rosablanca isolate fTriRos1 chromosome 16, fTriRos1.hap1, whole genome shotgun sequence:
- the rbmx2 gene encoding RNA-binding motif protein, X-linked 2 isoform X3: MNPLTKVKLINELNEREADLGIKDSVSWHVQYRDSAWIFIGGFPFDLTEGDIICVFSQYGEIANINLVRDKKTGKSKGFCFLCYEDQRSTILAVDNFNGMKIKGRTLRVDHVANYRPPKDSDDIDDITKKLREEGCAPKVPSSPASLEDSLLPAKKPKKDKKEKKKKKKEKKEKRKATEAESPSTSPVRVKKEKEDTGYEKYTLKGAPESRGQEMRNQQDRPEEPDRSRSQHGSERRDREEERRTDRSKDNSDRERGREGVERQQKPDKSNSTIRTRATR, translated from the exons ATGAA TCCACTCACAAAGGTGAAGCTGATCAATGAACTAAATGAAAGAGAAGCTGATCTGGGAATAAAAGACTCAGTGTCATGGCATGTTCAGTACAGGGACAGCGCCTGGATCTTCATTG GTGGATTTCCATTCGATTTGACAGAAGGAGACATCATCTGTGTTTTCTCTCA gTATGGTGAGATTGCCAACATTAACTTGGTGCGAGATAAGAAGACGGGCAAGTCGAAAGGGTTTTGCTTCCTGTGTTACGAGGATCAAAGAAGCACAATCCTAGCAGTGGATAACTTTAATGGCATGAAG ATCAAAGGTCGGACATTACGAGTGGACCATGTGGCAAATTATCGCCCCCCTAAAGATTCCGACGACATTGACGATATAACCAAAAAGCTTAGGGAGGAAGGGTGTGCTCCCAAAGTGCCCTCTTCACCCGCGTCTTTAGAAGATTCCCTCCTGCCTGCCAAGAAACCAAAAAAAG ataaaaaagaaaagaagaagaaaaagaaggaaaagaaagaaaagaggaaGGCCACAGAAGCTGAATCTCCATCCACTTCACCAGTACGGGTAAAGAAGGAGAAGGAGGACACAGGCTATGAGAAGTACACCCTGAAAGGGGCACCAGAGTCCAGAGGTCAAGAGATGAGAAACCAGCAGGACAGACCAGAGGAACCGGACAGGTCCAGATCTCAGCATGGAAGTGAAAggagagacagagaggaagaaAGAAGGACGGACAGGAGTAAAGACAACAGCGATAGGGAACGAGGCAGAGAAG GTGTGGAACGACAGCAAAAGCCCGACAAGAGCAACAGTACGATCCGCACACGCGCCACGCGCTAG
- the rbmx2 gene encoding RNA-binding motif protein, X-linked 2 isoform X2: protein MNPLTKVKLINELNEREADLGIKDSVSWHVQYRDSAWIFIGGFPFDLTEGDIICVFSQYGEIANINLVRDKKTGKSKGFCFLCYEDQRSTILAVDNFNGMKIKGRTLRVDHVANYRPPKDSDDIDDITKKLREEGCAPKVPSSPASLEDSLLPAKKPKKDKKEKKKKKKEKKEKRKATEAESPSTSPVRVKKEKEDTGYEKYTLKGAPESRGQEMRNQQDRPEEPDRSRSQHGSERRDREEERRTDRSKDNSDRERGREGVELKLKEQAKAKPEETSREGQRYYTGVNWVRWPRPSGYYEA from the exons ATGAA TCCACTCACAAAGGTGAAGCTGATCAATGAACTAAATGAAAGAGAAGCTGATCTGGGAATAAAAGACTCAGTGTCATGGCATGTTCAGTACAGGGACAGCGCCTGGATCTTCATTG GTGGATTTCCATTCGATTTGACAGAAGGAGACATCATCTGTGTTTTCTCTCA gTATGGTGAGATTGCCAACATTAACTTGGTGCGAGATAAGAAGACGGGCAAGTCGAAAGGGTTTTGCTTCCTGTGTTACGAGGATCAAAGAAGCACAATCCTAGCAGTGGATAACTTTAATGGCATGAAG ATCAAAGGTCGGACATTACGAGTGGACCATGTGGCAAATTATCGCCCCCCTAAAGATTCCGACGACATTGACGATATAACCAAAAAGCTTAGGGAGGAAGGGTGTGCTCCCAAAGTGCCCTCTTCACCCGCGTCTTTAGAAGATTCCCTCCTGCCTGCCAAGAAACCAAAAAAAG ataaaaaagaaaagaagaagaaaaagaaggaaaagaaagaaaagaggaaGGCCACAGAAGCTGAATCTCCATCCACTTCACCAGTACGGGTAAAGAAGGAGAAGGAGGACACAGGCTATGAGAAGTACACCCTGAAAGGGGCACCAGAGTCCAGAGGTCAAGAGATGAGAAACCAGCAGGACAGACCAGAGGAACCGGACAGGTCCAGATCTCAGCATGGAAGTGAAAggagagacagagaggaagaaAGAAGGACGGACAGGAGTAAAGACAACAGCGATAGGGAACGAGGCAGAGAAG GAGTGGAGCTGAAGCTGAAGGAACAGGCAAAGGCAAAACCAGAGGAAACATCAAGAGAAGGACAGAG
- the rbmx2 gene encoding RNA-binding motif protein, X-linked 2 isoform X6, producing MNPLTKVKLINELNEREADLGIKDSVSWHVQYRDSAWIFIGGFPFDLTEGDIICVFSQYGEIANINLVRDKKTGKSKGFCFLCYEDQRSTILAVDNFNGMKIKGRTLRVDHVANYRPPKDSDDIDDITKKLREEGCAPKVPSSPASLEDSLLPAKKPKKDKKEKKKKKKEKKEKRKATEAESPSTSPVRVKKEKEDTGYEKYTLKGAPESRGQEMRNQQDRPEEPDRSRSQHGSERRDREEERRTDRSKDNSDRERGREG from the exons ATGAA TCCACTCACAAAGGTGAAGCTGATCAATGAACTAAATGAAAGAGAAGCTGATCTGGGAATAAAAGACTCAGTGTCATGGCATGTTCAGTACAGGGACAGCGCCTGGATCTTCATTG GTGGATTTCCATTCGATTTGACAGAAGGAGACATCATCTGTGTTTTCTCTCA gTATGGTGAGATTGCCAACATTAACTTGGTGCGAGATAAGAAGACGGGCAAGTCGAAAGGGTTTTGCTTCCTGTGTTACGAGGATCAAAGAAGCACAATCCTAGCAGTGGATAACTTTAATGGCATGAAG ATCAAAGGTCGGACATTACGAGTGGACCATGTGGCAAATTATCGCCCCCCTAAAGATTCCGACGACATTGACGATATAACCAAAAAGCTTAGGGAGGAAGGGTGTGCTCCCAAAGTGCCCTCTTCACCCGCGTCTTTAGAAGATTCCCTCCTGCCTGCCAAGAAACCAAAAAAAG ataaaaaagaaaagaagaagaaaaagaaggaaaagaaagaaaagaggaaGGCCACAGAAGCTGAATCTCCATCCACTTCACCAGTACGGGTAAAGAAGGAGAAGGAGGACACAGGCTATGAGAAGTACACCCTGAAAGGGGCACCAGAGTCCAGAGGTCAAGAGATGAGAAACCAGCAGGACAGACCAGAGGAACCGGACAGGTCCAGATCTCAGCATGGAAGTGAAAggagagacagagaggaagaaAGAAGGACGGACAGGAGTAAAGACAACAGCGATAGGGAACGAGGCAGAGAAG GCTGA
- the rbmx2 gene encoding RNA-binding motif protein, X-linked 2 isoform X1: MNPLTKVKLINELNEREADLGIKDSVSWHVQYRDSAWIFIGGFPFDLTEGDIICVFSQYGEIANINLVRDKKTGKSKGFCFLCYEDQRSTILAVDNFNGMKIKGRTLRVDHVANYRPPKDSDDIDDITKKLREEGCAPKVPSSPASLEDSLLPAKKPKKDKKEKKKKKKEKKEKRKATEAESPSTSPVRVKKEKEDTGYEKYTLKGAPESRGQEMRNQQDRPEEPDRSRSQHGSERRDREEERRTDRSKDNSDRERGREGERERDSRGSENYREREQERDRGDREPERDRGKKRERDTDRYRERDSGRETERERDQDKERNYKEREREKGSDRERDRDADRKHNYDKEYRHH; the protein is encoded by the exons ATGAA TCCACTCACAAAGGTGAAGCTGATCAATGAACTAAATGAAAGAGAAGCTGATCTGGGAATAAAAGACTCAGTGTCATGGCATGTTCAGTACAGGGACAGCGCCTGGATCTTCATTG GTGGATTTCCATTCGATTTGACAGAAGGAGACATCATCTGTGTTTTCTCTCA gTATGGTGAGATTGCCAACATTAACTTGGTGCGAGATAAGAAGACGGGCAAGTCGAAAGGGTTTTGCTTCCTGTGTTACGAGGATCAAAGAAGCACAATCCTAGCAGTGGATAACTTTAATGGCATGAAG ATCAAAGGTCGGACATTACGAGTGGACCATGTGGCAAATTATCGCCCCCCTAAAGATTCCGACGACATTGACGATATAACCAAAAAGCTTAGGGAGGAAGGGTGTGCTCCCAAAGTGCCCTCTTCACCCGCGTCTTTAGAAGATTCCCTCCTGCCTGCCAAGAAACCAAAAAAAG ataaaaaagaaaagaagaagaaaaagaaggaaaagaaagaaaagaggaaGGCCACAGAAGCTGAATCTCCATCCACTTCACCAGTACGGGTAAAGAAGGAGAAGGAGGACACAGGCTATGAGAAGTACACCCTGAAAGGGGCACCAGAGTCCAGAGGTCAAGAGATGAGAAACCAGCAGGACAGACCAGAGGAACCGGACAGGTCCAGATCTCAGCATGGAAGTGAAAggagagacagagaggaagaaAGAAGGACGGACAGGAGTAAAGACAACAGCGATAGGGAACGAGGCAGAGAAGGTGAGCGTGAGAGAGACAGCAGGGGGAGTGAAAATTACAGAGAACGGGAACAAGAGCGAGACAGAGGAGATAGGGAACCAGAAAGGGATAGGGGCAAAAAGAGAGAGCGagatacagacagatacagagaGAGGGACAGTGGTAGGGAAACAGAAAGAGAAAGGGACCAAGATAAAGAGAGAAATTATAAAGAAAGAGAAAGGGAGAAGGGGAGCGATCGGGAAAGAGATAGAGATGCTGACAGAAAACATAACTATGACAAAGAATACAGGCACCACTGA
- the rbmx2 gene encoding RNA-binding motif protein, X-linked 2 isoform X4, protein MNPLTKVKLINELNEREADLGIKDSVSWHVQYRDSAWIFIGGFPFDLTEGDIICVFSQYGEIANINLVRDKKTGKSKGFCFLCYEDQRSTILAVDNFNGMKIKGRTLRVDHVANYRPPKDSDDIDDITKKLREEGCAPKVPSSPASLEDSLLPAKKPKKDKKEKKKKKKEKKEKRKATEAESPSTSPVRVKKEKEDTGYEKYTLKGAPESRGQEMRNQQDRPEEPDRSRSQHGSERRDREEERRTDRSKDNSDRERGREDITLE, encoded by the exons ATGAA TCCACTCACAAAGGTGAAGCTGATCAATGAACTAAATGAAAGAGAAGCTGATCTGGGAATAAAAGACTCAGTGTCATGGCATGTTCAGTACAGGGACAGCGCCTGGATCTTCATTG GTGGATTTCCATTCGATTTGACAGAAGGAGACATCATCTGTGTTTTCTCTCA gTATGGTGAGATTGCCAACATTAACTTGGTGCGAGATAAGAAGACGGGCAAGTCGAAAGGGTTTTGCTTCCTGTGTTACGAGGATCAAAGAAGCACAATCCTAGCAGTGGATAACTTTAATGGCATGAAG ATCAAAGGTCGGACATTACGAGTGGACCATGTGGCAAATTATCGCCCCCCTAAAGATTCCGACGACATTGACGATATAACCAAAAAGCTTAGGGAGGAAGGGTGTGCTCCCAAAGTGCCCTCTTCACCCGCGTCTTTAGAAGATTCCCTCCTGCCTGCCAAGAAACCAAAAAAAG ataaaaaagaaaagaagaagaaaaagaaggaaaagaaagaaaagaggaaGGCCACAGAAGCTGAATCTCCATCCACTTCACCAGTACGGGTAAAGAAGGAGAAGGAGGACACAGGCTATGAGAAGTACACCCTGAAAGGGGCACCAGAGTCCAGAGGTCAAGAGATGAGAAACCAGCAGGACAGACCAGAGGAACCGGACAGGTCCAGATCTCAGCATGGAAGTGAAAggagagacagagaggaagaaAGAAGGACGGACAGGAGTAAAGACAACAGCGATAGGGAACGAGGCAGAGAAG
- the rbmx2 gene encoding RNA-binding motif protein, X-linked 2 isoform X5, producing the protein MNPLTKVKLINELNEREADLGIKDSVSWHVQYRDSAWIFIGGFPFDLTEGDIICVFSQYGEIANINLVRDKKTGKSKGFCFLCYEDQRSTILAVDNFNGMKIKGRTLRVDHVANYRPPKDSDDIDDITKKLREEGCAPKVPSSPASLEDSLLPAKKPKKDKKEKKKKKKEKKEKRKATEAESPSTSPVRVKKEKEDTGYEKYTLKGAPESRGQEMRNQQDRPEEPDRSRSQHGSERRDREEERRTDRSKDNSDRERGREGSVD; encoded by the exons ATGAA TCCACTCACAAAGGTGAAGCTGATCAATGAACTAAATGAAAGAGAAGCTGATCTGGGAATAAAAGACTCAGTGTCATGGCATGTTCAGTACAGGGACAGCGCCTGGATCTTCATTG GTGGATTTCCATTCGATTTGACAGAAGGAGACATCATCTGTGTTTTCTCTCA gTATGGTGAGATTGCCAACATTAACTTGGTGCGAGATAAGAAGACGGGCAAGTCGAAAGGGTTTTGCTTCCTGTGTTACGAGGATCAAAGAAGCACAATCCTAGCAGTGGATAACTTTAATGGCATGAAG ATCAAAGGTCGGACATTACGAGTGGACCATGTGGCAAATTATCGCCCCCCTAAAGATTCCGACGACATTGACGATATAACCAAAAAGCTTAGGGAGGAAGGGTGTGCTCCCAAAGTGCCCTCTTCACCCGCGTCTTTAGAAGATTCCCTCCTGCCTGCCAAGAAACCAAAAAAAG ataaaaaagaaaagaagaagaaaaagaaggaaaagaaagaaaagaggaaGGCCACAGAAGCTGAATCTCCATCCACTTCACCAGTACGGGTAAAGAAGGAGAAGGAGGACACAGGCTATGAGAAGTACACCCTGAAAGGGGCACCAGAGTCCAGAGGTCAAGAGATGAGAAACCAGCAGGACAGACCAGAGGAACCGGACAGGTCCAGATCTCAGCATGGAAGTGAAAggagagacagagaggaagaaAGAAGGACGGACAGGAGTAAAGACAACAGCGATAGGGAACGAGGCAGAGAAG
- the LOC134330859 gene encoding glucose-dependent insulinotropic receptor, whose product MVTKNGTVYSVRDYFRDVTSTTPVFTTHTQESINGEIVGLILSMESILIISTNILVAIALVLLIWKRGSQNWCFVLNLAVADILVGLAITALASYAMKGRLSSMNKELCLLKMAFVITPSTASILTMFFISLDRYIAIKLPLRYTQVMGTKTIIGALLCLWLISASIGFLPHMVEDMQHGDYESICTFFSVINPQSIIIVFCIVFFPILLVFIYFYLDILKIAWSHQRRIQQATQVNSSCVLPNRYWVHVKALKTVAVLIGCITLCWCPFFVVSVVQVLCPSCKLYRFLENHLWMLALSNSLINPLVYAFWQKEVRQQLCAIFSCIKASHCCSKASDASEGHGDQTIASQSRNELDHCQFIFRKPATIPFTTSALS is encoded by the coding sequence ATGGTTACAAAGAATGGAACTGTATACTCTGTGAGGGACTATTTCAGGGATGTGACTTCGACTACTCCAGTCTTTACAACTCACACCCAGGAATCTATAAATGGAGAAATCGTAGGTTTGATCCTCAGCATGGAATCCATTCTTATCATCTCCACCAACATCCTGGTAGCTATTGCCTTGGTTTTGCTGATATGGAAGAGGGGCAGTCAGAACTGGTGCTTTGTCCTAAACCTGGCTGTTGCTGACATCCTAGTCGGTCTGGCTATTACTGCTCTTGCCAGTTATGCCATGAAAGGACGTCTGTCCTCCATGAATAAGGAATTGTGTTTGTTAAAAATGGCTTTTGTCATCACACCATCTACTGCttccatcctcaccatgtttttCATCTCACTTGATCGTTACATTGCTATCAAACTGCCTCTTCGCTACACTCAAGTCATGGGAACAAAGACGATCATTGGAGCCTTGTTGTGCTTATGGTTGATATCTGCGTCCATTGGCTTCCTGCCTCATATGGTTGAGGATATGCAGCACGGTGACTATGAAAGCATTTGTACATTCTTCTCAGTAATCAACCCACAAAGCATTATCATagtcttttgtattgtattcttCCCCATACTCTTGGTCTTCATCTACTTCTATCTGGACATCCTGAAGATTGCATGGAGCCATCAGCGGCGCATTCAGCAAGCCACGCAAGTGAATTCCAGCTGCGTCCTGCCAAACCGTTACTGGGTGCACGTCAAGGCCCTGAAGACTGTCGCAGTTTTGATTGGCTGCATCACTCTTTGCTGGTGCCCCTTCTTTGTGGTCAGTGTTGTACAGGTTCTCTGCCCATCATGCAAGCTTTACAGGTTTTTAGAAAACCATCTATGGATGCTGGCGCTCTCCAACTCCTTGATCAACCCTCTTGTCTATGCCTTCTGGCAAAAGGAGGTCCGACAGCAACTCTGTGCCATTTTTTCTTGCATTAAGGCCAGTCACTGCTGCAGTAAAGCCTCTGATGCCTCAGAAGGACATGGAGATCAGACAATTGCCAGCCAAAGCAGAAACGAACTCGATCATTGCCAGTTCATTTTTAGGAAACCTGCTACAATACCTTTCACCACTTCTGCATTATCTTAA